One segment of Deinococcus sp. Leaf326 DNA contains the following:
- a CDS encoding diacylglycerol kinase family protein: MRLEGGSALSLRRWWRSAGFARAGIAHAYRTQPNFRVEVWAGTLACAVALALRAPLAPVALACALVLGLELVNTALEAVVDLASPELHPLAKVAKDAAAGAVLVASGGALLVALAVLLPPLLRVLGF; this comes from the coding sequence ATGCGGCTGGAGGGCGGCTCGGCGCTGAGCCTGCGGCGGTGGTGGCGCTCGGCAGGTTTTGCCCGCGCCGGCATTGCCCACGCCTACCGCACGCAGCCCAACTTCCGGGTCGAGGTGTGGGCGGGGACGCTGGCCTGCGCCGTGGCCCTGGCCCTGCGCGCGCCCTTGGCCCCGGTCGCGCTGGCCTGCGCCCTGGTGCTGGGCCTGGAACTGGTCAACACGGCGCTGGAGGCCGTGGTGGACCTCGCCAGTCCCGAACTGCACCCGCTGGCGAAGGTGGCGAAGGACGCCGCCGCCGGAGCGGTGCTCGTCGCCAGTGGGGGGGCGCTGCTCGTCGCCCTGGCGGTGCTTCTGCCGCCGCTGCTGCGGGTTCTGGGCTTCTAG
- the purU gene encoding formyltetrahydrofolate deformylase, protein MTAPASPSPSAPLDPQGTATLTISCPDRKGIVAAVSQFLHNHGANILHSDQHSTDPSGGSFFMRMEFHLGGLDLAREPFERAFAAVVAGPFGMDWRLSYASEPKRMAILVSRYDHCFLDLLWRKRRGELNVEIPLILSNHEDLRRDAEMFGIPFHVIEVNKANKAEAEAEQVRLLREAGAEFAVLARYMQILSGDFLRDFGRPVINIHHSFLPAFVGANPYRAAFNRGVKLIGATSHYVTEELDAGPIIAQDVTAVTHRETPETLVRLGRDVERQVLARAVKAHVEDRVLVYGNKTVVF, encoded by the coding sequence ATGACGGCCCCGGCTTCCCCCTCTCCCTCCGCGCCCCTTGACCCCCAGGGCACCGCCACGCTCACCATCTCCTGCCCCGACCGCAAGGGCATTGTGGCGGCCGTCTCCCAGTTCCTGCACAACCACGGCGCCAATATCCTGCACAGTGACCAGCACAGCACCGATCCCTCGGGCGGCAGCTTCTTCATGCGCATGGAGTTTCACCTCGGCGGTCTCGACCTCGCCCGCGAACCCTTCGAGCGCGCCTTCGCGGCGGTCGTGGCCGGTCCCTTCGGCATGGACTGGCGCCTGAGCTACGCCAGCGAGCCCAAGCGCATGGCGATTCTGGTCAGCCGCTACGACCACTGCTTTCTGGACCTGCTGTGGCGCAAGCGCCGGGGCGAGCTGAACGTCGAGATTCCCCTGATCCTGAGCAACCACGAGGACCTGCGCCGCGACGCCGAGATGTTCGGCATTCCCTTTCACGTCATCGAGGTAAACAAGGCCAACAAGGCCGAGGCCGAGGCCGAGCAGGTGCGGCTGCTGCGCGAGGCGGGCGCCGAGTTCGCCGTGCTGGCCCGCTACATGCAGATCCTCTCGGGCGACTTCCTGCGCGACTTCGGGCGGCCGGTCATCAACATCCACCACTCGTTCCTGCCTGCCTTCGTGGGGGCCAACCCGTACCGCGCGGCCTTCAACCGGGGCGTGAAACTCATCGGCGCGACGAGCCACTACGTCACCGAGGAACTCGACGCCGGGCCGATCATCGCGCAGGACGTGACGGCCGTGACCCATCGCGAGACGCCCGAGACGTTGGTCCGCCTGGGCCGCGACGTCGAGCGGCAGGTGCTCGCCCGCGCGGTCAAGGCGCACGTCGAGGACCGCGTCCTGGTCTACGGCAACAAGACGGTCGTGTTCTGA
- a CDS encoding aminopeptidase, giving the protein MSKLLAYDPAKHAELLTHYCLYAAPGERLLIGASSAALPLVAETHRAMLRAGARPVVRLGYPSQDDDLAALASDEVLDTTHMADVEDMRAMDGTLRILTPEAPGSGTDGPGDAARRARLGASRAALAAARAGKKWSLTLYPTPHAAEQAGMNEAEFGDFVMRAMFLDRPDPVAAWGEVRATQARLIERLTRADTVKIEAAGTDLTLRVGGRTWANSDGKRNMPSGEVFTGPREDSAEGYVTFDIPAEYGGVLVRGARLEFRAGQVVSARADEGEATLHAALATDPGARFLGELGIGTNSGIQRPTGNILFDEKIGGTVHLAVGRSYPETGGTNQSAVHWDLIADLRGGGRILLDGELWQENGQFV; this is encoded by the coding sequence ATGTCCAAGCTCCTGGCCTACGATCCGGCGAAACACGCCGAGCTGCTGACGCATTACTGCCTGTACGCCGCGCCCGGCGAGAGACTGTTGATCGGGGCGAGCAGCGCCGCGCTGCCCCTCGTGGCCGAGACGCACCGCGCCATGCTGCGCGCGGGCGCCCGCCCTGTGGTGCGCCTGGGCTACCCCAGCCAGGACGACGATCTGGCCGCCCTGGCCAGCGACGAGGTGCTGGACACCACACACATGGCCGACGTCGAAGACATGCGCGCGATGGATGGCACCCTGCGGATTCTGACCCCCGAGGCTCCGGGCTCCGGCACGGACGGCCCCGGCGACGCCGCGCGGCGTGCCCGGCTGGGCGCCTCGCGCGCCGCCCTGGCCGCCGCCCGCGCAGGCAAGAAGTGGAGCCTGACCCTGTATCCCACCCCGCACGCCGCCGAGCAGGCCGGCATGAACGAGGCCGAGTTCGGGGACTTCGTGATGCGCGCGATGTTCCTAGACCGCCCCGATCCGGTGGCCGCCTGGGGCGAGGTGCGCGCCACGCAGGCCCGACTGATCGAGCGCCTGACCCGCGCCGATACGGTGAAGATCGAGGCGGCGGGCACCGACCTGACCCTGCGCGTGGGGGGCCGGACCTGGGCCAACAGCGACGGCAAGCGCAACATGCCCAGCGGCGAGGTCTTCACCGGGCCGCGCGAGGACAGCGCCGAGGGCTACGTCACCTTCGACATTCCGGCGGAGTACGGCGGCGTGCTCGTGCGCGGGGCGCGGCTGGAATTCCGGGCCGGGCAGGTCGTGTCGGCCCGCGCCGACGAGGGCGAGGCCACCCTGCACGCCGCCCTGGCGACCGACCCCGGCGCGCGCTTTCTGGGCGAGCTGGGCATCGGCACCAACTCCGGCATCCAGCGGCCCACCGGCAACATCCTGTTCGACGAGAAGATCGGCGGCACGGTACACCTCGCCGTCGGGCGCAGCTACCCCGAGACGGGCGGTACGAACCAGTCGGCCGTCCACTGGGACCTCATCGCCGACCTGCGCGGCGGCGGCCGGATTCTGCTCGACGGCGAGCTGTGGCAGGAGAACGGCCAGTTCGTGTGA
- the ybeY gene encoding rRNA maturation RNase YbeY, with amino-acid sequence MIDLIARKTPPPGLRPALRASLEAAMVHFGVQEREVTVVLVGDRTIRALKKEHWGEDAATDVLSFPTWEPGDPFVPPHLGDIIVSLDTAARQAQARGHSLTREVALLASHGLAHLVGHDHPHAEGLGFEEGATGEEWEIFHAAWAAARAALPAGA; translated from the coding sequence GTGATCGACCTTATCGCCCGCAAGACGCCGCCCCCCGGCCTGCGCCCCGCCCTGCGCGCCAGCCTGGAGGCGGCGATGGTGCATTTCGGAGTACAGGAGCGCGAGGTGACGGTCGTGCTGGTAGGCGACCGGACCATCCGCGCGCTGAAAAAGGAGCACTGGGGCGAGGACGCTGCGACCGACGTGCTGAGCTTCCCGACCTGGGAGCCGGGTGACCCGTTCGTGCCGCCGCACCTGGGCGACATCATCGTCAGCCTGGACACGGCGGCGCGGCAGGCGCAGGCGCGCGGCCACAGCCTGACACGCGAGGTCGCGCTGCTCGCCAGCCACGGCCTCGCGCATCTGGTCGGGCACGACCACCCGCACGCCGAGGGCCTGGGCTTCGAGGAAGGTGCGACCGGCGAGGAGTGGGAGATCTTCCACGCCGCCTGGGCCGCCGCCCGAGCCGCCCTGCCCGCCGGGGCCTGA
- a CDS encoding erythromycin esterase family protein: MSTLHLSEPGWDMTRPGAALASLFTTLPVRPRLLALGEPTHGDEGFLLWRNRFLRALVEEHGFRSIAIESDAVAGLRVNAHVTAGEATLDEVIGSGFSHGFGAYTANHALVAWLREVNAGRDRADQVCFYGFDPPLENMWAASPRTSLLALHAFLTEHGQAVAVDAATLKRLCGDDAHWTDEAAALNPAASLGRTPQARELRVLADDLATLLCRQAPELAARPGFWEAGLHARTATGLLRYHAVMADLAPTPTRVERMLALRDLLMADHLTAVADRERPRGPTLVFAHNSHLQRPRSEMRMRGETLGWWSAGAHLDLRLGGDYAFVASHRQVGAGQGIPTARLFAASDLGGLALPTPDGTPQGFPLKAEQLPFLDGLLLLGAPV, translated from the coding sequence ATGTCGACTCTGCATCTGTCCGAACCCGGCTGGGACATGACCCGGCCGGGAGCTGCCCTCGCCTCCCTGTTCACCACTCTGCCTGTCCGTCCCCGACTGCTGGCCCTGGGCGAGCCGACCCACGGGGACGAGGGCTTTTTGCTCTGGCGCAACCGCTTCCTGCGTGCGCTCGTCGAGGAGCATGGCTTCCGGTCCATCGCCATCGAGAGTGACGCTGTGGCCGGACTGCGGGTGAACGCTCACGTCACGGCAGGCGAAGCCACGCTCGACGAGGTGATAGGGTCGGGCTTCAGCCACGGCTTCGGGGCCTACACCGCCAACCACGCCCTGGTGGCGTGGCTGCGCGAGGTCAACGCGGGCCGGGACCGCGCCGATCAGGTGTGCTTCTACGGCTTCGACCCGCCGCTGGAGAACATGTGGGCGGCCAGCCCGCGTACCAGCCTGCTCGCGCTGCACGCCTTCCTGACCGAGCACGGACAGGCGGTGGCGGTAGACGCGGCGACCCTCAAGCGCCTGTGCGGCGACGACGCCCACTGGACCGACGAGGCGGCGGCGCTGAACCCGGCCGCGTCGCTGGGCCGCACCCCACAGGCGCGCGAGTTGCGGGTGCTGGCCGACGACCTCGCCACACTGCTGTGCCGGCAGGCCCCCGAACTGGCCGCGCGGCCCGGCTTCTGGGAGGCGGGCCTGCACGCCCGCACGGCGACCGGACTGCTGCGCTACCACGCGGTTATGGCCGATCTGGCCCCGACCCCCACCCGCGTGGAGAGGATGCTGGCCCTGCGCGACCTCCTCATGGCCGACCACCTGACGGCTGTGGCCGACCGCGAGCGCCCGCGCGGCCCCACCCTCGTCTTCGCGCACAACTCGCACCTCCAGCGCCCCCGTAGCGAGATGCGGATGAGGGGCGAGACGCTGGGCTGGTGGAGCGCCGGGGCACATCTGGACCTTCGTTTGGGCGGGGACTACGCCTTCGTCGCCAGTCATCGGCAGGTGGGGGCCGGGCAGGGTATACCTACGGCCCGGCTGTTCGCCGCGTCCGACCTGGGTGGGCTGGCGCTTCCCACGCCGGACGGTACGCCGCAGGGCTTTCCGCTGAAGGCGGAACAACTTCCTTTTCTGGACGGCCTGTTGCTGCTGGGCGCGCCGGTCTGA